In Chaetodon trifascialis isolate fChaTrf1 chromosome 4, fChaTrf1.hap1, whole genome shotgun sequence, one DNA window encodes the following:
- the nhsa gene encoding actin remodeling regulator NHS isoform X3, translating to MVLKGLTGSHMIVITYGEAGKQGGNTTKLKQRVASFLWFGFLFLRVGFDRDASVRCSLVHSQSVLQRRRKLRRRRTVHGVPRQVQQDLDSDDSPGSRERTVIVHASSDITPSTEELASHLNTRDSGCQTEDFLISGAPSRRRIRAQRGQGVSLSISHSAGNISCLPDSTDAMFTGSVGARLRSRSLPRDGNRMMDNGHNDSDDEGELSPFDVEDFLPGPGELILKDEGESMDDQAMSEHQLGLKYKQLSESPERSWMERTRSQLPRKADMGSCEISSSSDTFSSPVHSVSVAGVLGGQMDHKDDHQSSSGNWSGSSSTCPSQTSETIPPAASPPLTGSSHCDSELSLNTATHPNDDQTGFMLDHYQGIRTQRAGSFSSTAMDILEEVGVSTPIEGEWGYPHSDPPRSQDFSPEPSREAESSLGCPSFTSMATCESSFSDKPPSEKADSVSHYSVDTEGYYTSMHFDCGLKGSRSFTYNYASPGSDCGLSDLSGHMTLGRRCLSLRKPKAKPSPPKRSSSLRKICSERNVPDKKEPKITCGQQLSSKERKLQLVLSGSPGHIENSSVVKEPLVVWGVEGSADLPDLGVFSSTDAHSFKDEGVVQSDYADLWLLNDLKSSDPYRSLSNSSTATGTTVIECIKSQESSESQTSQSGSRATTPSLPSVEGDFKLTSPEKLAGLASPSSGYSSQSETPTSSFPSAFFPGPLSPSSGKRKPKVPERKSSLSSLSLQSLSCRDGAASKRDLELPIIPPSHLDLSALHGVGNKASAYRTQIQVLHQNKQKAAVTARVAAPPNSEVFNAHAMSITPTALHSVQLRSIRKDHEGSHEDRTSRLKCPTVNLTGTLCSSKSFELKSPLLHDSHQHHTSTKGSCESMFTSNEELADGEAACQSETRNQQDGEAPLENTTAFRLQAEPSSDVPERTTSREGEPAETPLCSSQPEPLQQQRSEPSEDEEPCPPLSALHSSPQRSSSLDKVPATDGQSEASQESSVGNEGRADVEYESSGVSAQSASQDVKEESTAEPTEDYFSKDSTAGDNAASPLSDESRPEDDSVFLSPTKARTTEDLFAMIHRSKRKVLGRKDSTELGVRNRLGAASGNTPPGSAVSSPVSLASPSSAVTPPGLQRATGSIYRSVKKSSTSNEEFKLLLLKKGSRSDSSYRMSATEILKSPIAPKSPAESLMESPRQPEEPASPLQQQQHPSGPDQLPGSYPKANAEGFSPKSFSMCAASRQGRSRIPPPANSSRYGMRSRLYSAPMQAISEGETENSDGSPHDDRSSQGST from the exons ATGGTGCTGAAAGGCCTGACCGGCTCTCACATGATAGTCATAACGTACGGTGaggcaggaaaacaaggagggaACACAACAAAACTGAAGCAGAGAGTAGCATCTTTCCTTTGGTTTGGGTTCCTTTTTCTGA GGGTTGGCTTTGACAGAGATGCTAGTGTGCGCTGCTCGCTCGTCCACTCGCAGTCTGtgcttcagaggaggaggaagctgaggagaCGGAGGACTGTCCACGGCGTCCCCAGACAGGTGCAGCAAGATTTAG ACTCGGATGACTCTCCTGGTTCCAGAGAGCGGACGGTGATCGTTCACGCCAGTTCTGATATCACTCCCTCCACCGAGGAGCTGGCCAGCCATCTCAACACCAGAGACTCGGGCTGCCAGACAGAAGACTTTTTGATCTCAGGAGCGCCGTCTCGGAGGAGGATCAGAGCACAGAGAGGCCAGGGagtgtccctctccatctcccactCTGCGGGCAACATCTCGTGCCTGCCGGACAGCACTGACGCCATGTTCACCGGCTCTGTTGGCGCTCGCCTGCGCTCCCGAAGTCTGCCCCGAGACGGGAACCGGATGATGGACAACGGGCATAACGACAGCGACGATGAGGGGGAGCTTTCCCCCTTCGATGTGGAGGACTTCCTGCCCGGACCCGGAGAGCTGATtctgaaggatgaaggagagagcATGGACGACCAGGCCATGTCTGAGCACCAGCTGGGCCTGAAGTACAAGCAGCTCTCAGAGAGTCCAGAGCGCAGCTGGATGGAGAGGACCAGATCCCAGCTGCCCAGGAAGGCCGACATGGGCAGCTGCGAGATCTCGTCCAGCTCGGACACCTTCAGCAGCCCCGTCCACTCGGTCTCAGTCGCGGGGGTGCTGGGAGGCCAGATGGACCATAAGGACGACCACCAGTCCTCAAGCGGGAACTGGAGCGGGAGCAGCTCCACCTGCCCCTCTCAGACCTCGGAAACAATCCCCCCAGCCGCCTCTCCACCGCTGACGGGCTCCTCACACTGCGACTCTGAGCTCTCTCTGAACACTGCCACTCACCCCAACGATGACCAGACCGGCTTCATGCTGGACCACTACCAGGGCATCAGGACCCAGCGGGCGGGCTCCTTCTCTTCCACAGCCATGGATATATTAGAGGAAGTCGGGGTCAGCACTCCCATCGAAGGGGAGTGGGGTTACCCCCATTCGGACCCTCCACGTTCACAGGACTTCAGCCCTGAGCCAAGCAGAGAGGCCGAGAGCAGCCTGGGCTGCCCCAGCTTCACCAGCATGGCCACCTGTGAGAGCAGCTTCTCCGACAAGCCGCCGTCGGAGAAAGCTGACTCCGTCTCACATTACTCCGTAGACACCGAAGGCTACTACACCTCCATGCACTTTGACTGTGGTCTGAAAGGTAGCAGAAGCTTCACTTATAACTATGCATCGCCCGGCTCCGACTGCGGCCTGTCCGATTTAAGTGGTCACATGACTCTGGGGAGACGCTGCCTCTCTTTAAGGAAACCAAAGGCGAAGCCGTCTCCACCCAAGAGGAGTTCATCGTTAAGAAAAATATGCAGTGAGCGAAACGTCCCTGACAAGAAAGAACCAAAGATCACCTGCGGGCAGCAGCTTTCCTCCAAGGAGAGGAAACTGCAGCTGGTTTTGTCCGGCTCCCCGGGTCATATAGAAAACTCCTCCGTAGTCAAGGAGCCGCTTGTGGTCTGGGGGGTTGAGGGCTCGGCCGATCTACCTGACTTAGGTGTGTTCAGCTCCACAGATGCGCATTCATTTAAGGATGAAGGGGTTGTACAGTCAGACTACGCAGATCTGTGGCTACTGAATGATTTAAAATCCAGCGATCCGTACCGATCTTTGTCCAACTCCAGCACGGCGACAGGTACGACGGTCATCGAGTGCATCAAGTCACAGGAAAGCTCCGAGTCTCAGACGTCCCAGTCTGGCTCCAGAGCCACCACCCCCTCGCTTCCATCAGTGGAGGGAGACTTCAAGCTAACGTCTCCAGAGAAGCTGGCAGGCCTGGCCAGCCCATCCAGCGGCTACTCCAGTCAGTCAGAAACCCCCACCTCCTCGTTCCCCTCCGCCTTCTTCCCTGGACCGCTGTCGCCATCCAGCGGCAAGAGGAAGCCCAAAGTCCCGGAGAGGAAGTCGTCACTTTCGTCGCTGTCGCTGCAGTCGCTCTCCTGCAGGGACGGAGCCGCCTCGAAGAGAGACCTGGAGCTGCCGATAATCCCCCCCTCCCACCTCGACTTAAGTGCCCTTCATGGTGTCGGCAACAAGGCTTCAGCTTACAGGACCCAGATTCAGGTCCTGCATCAAAACAAGCAAAAGGCTGCCGTGACAGCCAGAGTGGCAGCGCCGCCAAACTCAGAGGTGTTTAACGCCCACGCCATGTCCATCACGCCCACAGCGCTGCACTCGGTACAGCTGCGATCCATCAGGAAGGATCATGAAGGAAGTCATGAGGACAGAACTTCCAGACTCAAGTGTCCCACTGTGAACTTAACTGGCACACTTTGCAGCAGTAAGTCCTTCGAGCTGAAGAGTCCCCTGTTACACGACTCGCATCAACACCACACGTCCACCAAGGGGTCGTGTGAATCAATGTTTACCTCAAACGAAGAGCTCGCAGATGGAGAAGCGGCGTGTCAGAGCGAGACGAGGAACCAGCAGGACGGAGAGGCTCCTTTAGAGAACACGACAGCATTCAGGCTGCAGGCCGAGCCGTCGTCAGATGTCCCAGAGAGGACCACGAGCCGTGAAGGAGAGCCGGCGGAAACGCCCCTCTGCAGCTCGCAGCCCGAGCCTCTACAGCAGCAAAGGTCTGAGCCGTCTGAAGACGAAGAAccgtgtcctcctctctctgctctgcacagtTCACCCCAGAGATCCAGCAGTCTTGATAAAGTGCCTGCTACTGACGGCCAATCAGAGGCGTCGCAAGAGAGTTCAGTGGGTAACGAAGGTAGAGCAGACGTGGAATACGAGTCGTCAGGTGTTTCAGCCCAAAGTGCCTCTCAGGATGTGAAGGAGGAGTCCACAGCAGAGCCGACGGAGGACTACTTCAGTAAAG ACTCTACAGCTGGAGACAATGCGGCGTCCCCTCTGAGTGACGAGTCCAGGCCGGAGGACGACAGCGTGTTTCTGTCGCCCACTAAAGCTCGGACCACGGAGGATCTGTTCGCTATGATCCACAG GTCCAAAAGGAAAGTGCTGGGCAGGAAGGATTCCACCGAGCTGGGTGTGAGGAACCGCCTCGGAGCTGCGTCGGGGAACACTCCACCCGGCAGCGCCGTGAGCTCCCCGGTGTCGCTGGCGTCCCCCTCCTCCGCCGTGACCCCGCCAGGCCTGCAGAGAGCCACCGGTTCCATCTACAGGAGCGTGAAGAAGTCCAGCACCTCCAACGAGGagttcaaactgctgctgctcaaaaaGGGCAGCCGCTCGGACTCGAGTTACCGCATGTCAGCCACTGAGATCCTCAAGAGCCCCATTGCTCCTAAATCCCCCGCAGAGTCCCTGATGGAGTCCCCCAGACAGCCCGAAGAGCCCGCCTCCCCcctgcaacaacagcagcatccaTCAGGACCAGATCAGCTCCCCGGCTCCTACCCCAAAGCCAACGCCGAGGGCTTCTCCCCGAAATCCTTCTCCATGTGCGCCGCATCCAGGCAGGGCCGCTCCAGGATCCCCCCGCCCGCCAACAGCAGCCGCTACGGCATGCGCAGCAGACTGTACTCGGCGCCCATGCAGGCGATCTCCGAGGGCGAGACCGAGAACTCGGACGGAAGCCCTCACGACGACCGCTCGTCACAGGGCTCCACGTAG